A genomic stretch from Kogia breviceps isolate mKogBre1 chromosome 1, mKogBre1 haplotype 1, whole genome shotgun sequence includes:
- the MFSD14A gene encoding hippocampus abundant transcript 1 protein isoform X1, whose amino-acid sequence MTQGKKKKRAANRSIMLAKKIIIKDGGTPQGIGSPSVYHAVIVIFLEFFAWGLLTAPTLVVLHETFPKHTFLMNGLIQGVKGLLSFLSAPLIGALSDVWGRKSFLLLTVFFTCAPIPLMKISPWWYFAVISVSGVFAVTFSVVFAYVADITQEHERSMAYGLVSATFAASLVTSPAIGAYLGRVYGDSLVVVLATAIALLDICFILVAVPESLPEKMRPASWGAPISWEQADPFASLKKVGQDSIVLLICITVFLSYLPEAGQYSSFFLYLRQIMKFSPESVAAFIAVLGILSIIAQTIVLSLLMRSIGNKNTILLGLGFQILQLAWYGFGSEPWMMWAAGAVAAMSSITFPAVSALVSRTADADQQGVVQGMITGIRGLCNGLGPALYGFIFYIFHVELKELPMTGTDLGTNTSPQHHFEQNSIIPGPPFLFGACSVLLALLVALFIPEHTNLSLRSSSWRKHCGSHSHPHSAQAPGEAKEPLLQDTNV is encoded by the exons CCTCAAGGAATAGGTTCTCCTAGTGTTTATCATGCGGTTATCGTCATCTTTTTGGAGTTTTTTGCTTGGGGATTATTGACAGCACCCACCTTGGTG GTATTACATGAAACCTTCCCTAAACATACATTTCTGATGAATGGCCTAATTCAAGGAGTAAAG gGTTTGTTGTCATTCCTCAGTGCCCCACTTATTGGTGCTCTTTCTGATGTTTGGGGCCGAAAATCCTTCTTGCTGCTAACAGTATTTTTCACGTGTGCCCCAATTCCTTTAATGAAGATCAGCCCATG GTGGTACTTTGCTGTTATCTCTGTTTCTGGGGTTTTTGCAGTGACCTTCTCTGTGGTATTTGCGTATGTAGCAGATATAACCCAAGAACATGAAAGAAGTATGGCTTATGGACTG GTTTCGGCAACATTTGCTGCAAGTTTGGTAACCAGCCCTGCAATTGGCGCTTATCTTGGGCGAGTGTATGGGGACAGCTTGGTGGTGGTCCTGGCTACAGCGATAGCTCTGCTAGATATTTGTTTTATCCTTGTTGCTGTGCCGGAGTCATTACCTGAGAAGATGCGGCCTGCATCATGGGGAGCACCCATTTCCTGGGAACAGGCCGACCCCTTTGCA TCCTTAAAAAAAGTGGGCCAAGACTCCATAGTGCTGCTGATCTGCATTACGGTGTTTCTCTCCTACTTACCGGAGGCAGGCCAATATTCCAGCTTTTTTTTATACCTCAGACAG ATAATGAAATTTTCACCAGAAAGTGTTGCAGCATTTATAGCAGTCCTTGGCATTCTTTCCATTATTGCACAG acCATAGTCTTGAGTTTACTTATGAGGTCAATTGGAAATAAGAACACCATTTTATTGGGTCTGGGATTTCAAATATTACAGCTGGCATGGTATGGCTTCGGTTCAGAACCTTG gATGATGTGGGCTGCTGGGGCAGTGGCAGCCATGTCTAGCATTACCTTTCCAGCTGTCAGTGCACTTGTCTCACGAACTGCTGATGCTGATCAACAAG GTGTCGTTCAAGGGATGATAACAGGAATTAGAGGATTATGCAATGGTCTGGGACCAGCCCTTTATGGATTCATTTTCTACATATTCCATGTGGAACTTAAAGAACTGCCAATGACAGGAACAGACTTGGGAACAAACACAAGCCCGCAGCACCACTTTGAACag aatTCCATCATCCCTGGCCCCCCCTTCCTCTTTGGAGCCTGTTCAGTACTGCTGGCTCTGCTTGTTGCCTTGTTTATTCCAGAACATACCAATTTAAGCTTAAGGTCCAGCAGCTGGAGAAAGCACTGTGGCAGTCACAGCCATCCTCATAGTGCACAAGCGCCAGGAGAGGCCAAAGAACCTTTACTCCAGGACACAAATGTGTGA
- the MFSD14A gene encoding hippocampus abundant transcript 1 protein isoform X2: protein MTQGKKKKRAANRSIMLAKKIIIKDGGTVLHETFPKHTFLMNGLIQGVKGLLSFLSAPLIGALSDVWGRKSFLLLTVFFTCAPIPLMKISPWWYFAVISVSGVFAVTFSVVFAYVADITQEHERSMAYGLVSATFAASLVTSPAIGAYLGRVYGDSLVVVLATAIALLDICFILVAVPESLPEKMRPASWGAPISWEQADPFASLKKVGQDSIVLLICITVFLSYLPEAGQYSSFFLYLRQIMKFSPESVAAFIAVLGILSIIAQTIVLSLLMRSIGNKNTILLGLGFQILQLAWYGFGSEPWMMWAAGAVAAMSSITFPAVSALVSRTADADQQGVVQGMITGIRGLCNGLGPALYGFIFYIFHVELKELPMTGTDLGTNTSPQHHFEQNSIIPGPPFLFGACSVLLALLVALFIPEHTNLSLRSSSWRKHCGSHSHPHSAQAPGEAKEPLLQDTNV, encoded by the exons GTATTACATGAAACCTTCCCTAAACATACATTTCTGATGAATGGCCTAATTCAAGGAGTAAAG gGTTTGTTGTCATTCCTCAGTGCCCCACTTATTGGTGCTCTTTCTGATGTTTGGGGCCGAAAATCCTTCTTGCTGCTAACAGTATTTTTCACGTGTGCCCCAATTCCTTTAATGAAGATCAGCCCATG GTGGTACTTTGCTGTTATCTCTGTTTCTGGGGTTTTTGCAGTGACCTTCTCTGTGGTATTTGCGTATGTAGCAGATATAACCCAAGAACATGAAAGAAGTATGGCTTATGGACTG GTTTCGGCAACATTTGCTGCAAGTTTGGTAACCAGCCCTGCAATTGGCGCTTATCTTGGGCGAGTGTATGGGGACAGCTTGGTGGTGGTCCTGGCTACAGCGATAGCTCTGCTAGATATTTGTTTTATCCTTGTTGCTGTGCCGGAGTCATTACCTGAGAAGATGCGGCCTGCATCATGGGGAGCACCCATTTCCTGGGAACAGGCCGACCCCTTTGCA TCCTTAAAAAAAGTGGGCCAAGACTCCATAGTGCTGCTGATCTGCATTACGGTGTTTCTCTCCTACTTACCGGAGGCAGGCCAATATTCCAGCTTTTTTTTATACCTCAGACAG ATAATGAAATTTTCACCAGAAAGTGTTGCAGCATTTATAGCAGTCCTTGGCATTCTTTCCATTATTGCACAG acCATAGTCTTGAGTTTACTTATGAGGTCAATTGGAAATAAGAACACCATTTTATTGGGTCTGGGATTTCAAATATTACAGCTGGCATGGTATGGCTTCGGTTCAGAACCTTG gATGATGTGGGCTGCTGGGGCAGTGGCAGCCATGTCTAGCATTACCTTTCCAGCTGTCAGTGCACTTGTCTCACGAACTGCTGATGCTGATCAACAAG GTGTCGTTCAAGGGATGATAACAGGAATTAGAGGATTATGCAATGGTCTGGGACCAGCCCTTTATGGATTCATTTTCTACATATTCCATGTGGAACTTAAAGAACTGCCAATGACAGGAACAGACTTGGGAACAAACACAAGCCCGCAGCACCACTTTGAACag aatTCCATCATCCCTGGCCCCCCCTTCCTCTTTGGAGCCTGTTCAGTACTGCTGGCTCTGCTTGTTGCCTTGTTTATTCCAGAACATACCAATTTAAGCTTAAGGTCCAGCAGCTGGAGAAAGCACTGTGGCAGTCACAGCCATCCTCATAGTGCACAAGCGCCAGGAGAGGCCAAAGAACCTTTACTCCAGGACACAAATGTGTGA